Proteins from a genomic interval of Streptomyces sp. NBC_00820:
- a CDS encoding MFS transporter, translating to MPRPTVPPVVAFVTSAIAFMAVMAAAGAPSALLVVYQQHWHFPDSELTVAFAIYAFTLLLALVVIGSLSDRIGRRPVLVAALALQAVAMTVFLFAPDIGVIIVGRALQGFATGAATSAFSAYIAEVAPAGLKKAASLVVSIASVAGLGIGVVLTGVAIQFTAAPATVVFGAALATIVIALVVTAASPETVSTRQGTGDALVSRIGIPSAARTAFARTAPGMTGIWMSAGLVLGLGASIVHQALHITSGAALGLVVAAQPLAAAVSALALGPLMPPRRFMLAGYAAVLAGVSLEACSFAARLASLIISGAIITGLGFGAVFSSTLGLLVPLTRAQERARLFSAVYVVAYLAYGIPTIAAGFLSDAIGLVPAAIIYAAATLATTAAGLTVSLTRKGSMSRDALSGVRQEARARDVPAAASSAD from the coding sequence ATGCCGCGTCCAACGGTTCCGCCGGTCGTCGCCTTCGTCACGTCGGCCATCGCGTTCATGGCAGTGATGGCCGCCGCGGGAGCACCGAGCGCCCTGCTGGTCGTCTACCAGCAGCACTGGCATTTCCCCGACAGCGAGCTGACGGTCGCGTTCGCGATCTACGCCTTCACGCTTCTCCTCGCGCTTGTCGTCATCGGTTCCCTGTCGGATCGAATCGGCCGCCGTCCGGTACTCGTCGCGGCCCTCGCACTCCAGGCGGTCGCGATGACGGTGTTCCTGTTCGCCCCGGACATCGGCGTCATCATCGTCGGGCGGGCGCTGCAGGGCTTCGCGACGGGAGCGGCCACGAGCGCGTTCAGCGCCTACATCGCCGAGGTCGCACCAGCGGGGCTGAAGAAGGCCGCATCACTGGTCGTGAGCATCGCATCCGTCGCCGGTCTCGGTATCGGCGTCGTCCTGACCGGCGTCGCCATCCAGTTCACGGCAGCACCCGCGACGGTCGTGTTCGGCGCCGCACTCGCGACCATCGTCATCGCCCTCGTCGTCACAGCGGCATCGCCCGAGACGGTCAGCACGCGTCAAGGGACCGGCGATGCCCTCGTGTCACGCATCGGCATTCCGTCCGCCGCCCGGACCGCGTTCGCTCGCACTGCCCCAGGGATGACCGGGATCTGGATGTCGGCCGGGCTGGTCCTCGGCCTCGGGGCGTCGATCGTCCATCAAGCCCTGCACATCACCAGCGGAGCCGCCCTTGGCCTGGTGGTCGCAGCCCAGCCCTTGGCCGCGGCCGTCTCCGCGCTCGCGCTCGGCCCGCTGATGCCGCCCCGGCGGTTCATGCTCGCCGGATACGCAGCGGTTCTCGCCGGTGTGTCGCTGGAGGCGTGCTCGTTCGCGGCGCGCCTCGCATCGCTCATCATCAGCGGCGCGATCATCACCGGCCTCGGCTTCGGCGCCGTCTTTTCCAGCACGCTCGGGCTCCTTGTGCCGCTGACGCGAGCGCAGGAGCGTGCGAGGCTGTTCTCCGCCGTCTACGTCGTCGCTTACCTCGCGTACGGCATCCCTACCATCGCGGCCGGCTTCCTCAGTGACGCCATCGGTTTGGTGCCGGCAGCAATCATCTACGCCGCCGCAACACTCGCCACAACAGCCGCTGGACTGACCGTCTCACTCACCCGGAAGGGATCGATGTCGAGGGACGCGCTCTCCGGTGTCAGGCAAGAAGCACGAGCGCGCGACGTGCCAGCGGCCGCATCAAGCGCGGACTGA
- a CDS encoding TetR/AcrR family transcriptional regulator: protein MSANKFPVESLRERKRRQTRERIIETAFALFMERGFDAVTVDEIAQQAEIGRTTFFRYFGDKQEVVFSTEDDFLHALTAAMRDAPAEPLRDLAQALATSRRLLLAICTEAARNPGHYAVYHRLVKQHPELEDRHTRKTRHYADLLENHLIDHGTPPATAVLAAQLTLACYQAAWRLGSHDATAVLREANDAFDLLLDATTV, encoded by the coding sequence ATGAGCGCGAACAAGTTTCCGGTGGAGTCATTGCGGGAGCGCAAGCGCCGCCAGACCCGGGAACGGATCATCGAGACGGCCTTCGCGCTCTTCATGGAGCGGGGGTTCGATGCCGTCACCGTGGACGAGATCGCCCAGCAGGCCGAGATCGGCCGCACCACCTTCTTCCGCTACTTCGGCGACAAGCAGGAAGTCGTCTTCTCCACCGAGGACGACTTCCTGCACGCGCTCACCGCGGCCATGCGCGATGCACCCGCCGAGCCGCTCCGGGATCTCGCGCAGGCACTGGCCACATCTCGGCGGCTGCTGCTCGCGATCTGCACCGAGGCCGCCCGCAACCCCGGCCACTACGCGGTTTACCACCGTCTGGTCAAGCAGCACCCCGAGCTCGAAGACCGGCACACCCGCAAGACCCGGCACTACGCCGACCTCCTCGAGAACCACCTGATCGACCACGGCACCCCGCCGGCCACCGCCGTCCTCGCCGCCCAGTTGACCCTCGCCTGCTACCAGGCGGCGTGGCGCCTCGGCAGCCACGACGCGACGGCGGTACTCCGCGAGGCGAATGACGCCTTCGACCTCCTGCTGGACGCCACCACCGTATGA
- a CDS encoding isochorismatase family cysteine hydrolase produces MRTDSKLHDWWIDPQEYARQENRRGRRHAYESLDPVRTALIVIDMVPFFAEANPYVRGIVPNIGRIAGALRTAGGLVAWVLPANETPLGRVSSEFYGSRVSETFASTGGAGPMRSRLWHALHVRPDDLVVEKRAYSAFFPGRSQLPDLLAERGTDTVLITGALTNVCCESSARDAATTGLRVLMVADANAARRDQDHNATLHTIYRSFGDVRSTNEVLDLIGQHPS; encoded by the coding sequence ATGCGGACCGATTCCAAGCTCCACGACTGGTGGATCGACCCCCAGGAGTACGCGCGGCAGGAGAACCGGCGTGGCAGGAGGCACGCCTACGAGAGCCTCGATCCGGTGCGCACCGCTCTGATCGTGATCGACATGGTGCCCTTCTTCGCCGAGGCGAATCCGTATGTCCGCGGCATCGTGCCCAACATCGGCCGGATCGCCGGAGCACTGCGCACCGCCGGCGGCCTCGTCGCATGGGTGCTACCGGCGAACGAGACACCGCTCGGGCGCGTGAGCAGCGAGTTCTACGGCTCCAGGGTGAGCGAGACGTTCGCGTCGACAGGTGGCGCAGGGCCAATGCGCTCACGGCTGTGGCACGCCCTGCACGTCCGACCGGATGACCTGGTGGTGGAGAAGAGGGCCTATAGCGCCTTCTTCCCCGGCCGCTCGCAACTGCCGGACCTGTTGGCCGAGCGCGGCACCGACACCGTCCTCATCACGGGCGCGCTCACGAACGTCTGCTGCGAGTCCTCGGCCCGGGACGCGGCCACCACAGGCCTGCGCGTGCTGATGGTGGCCGACGCGAACGCGGCTCGACGCGACCAGGACCACAACGCCACACTGCACACGATCTACCGGTCGTTCGGCGACGTCCGGAGCACGAACGAGGTATTGGACTTGATCGGACAGCACCCGAGCTGA
- a CDS encoding transposase → MSLLCASERLPSNAAARSCDHLAHAYGNAVGHRDRERRYPSDMSDAEWAAVRPLLPVPAWLWGRGGSPEGHCHRQLLDVIRHLVTGGISWRAMPAELPGWGRVRACFRRWRERGLITDFHDRLRGKSVNGRAARQGPRRGHRRAVGAGRRDGVGSLTRLRRRQEGVGPQTAHRDRHSLASVAASSMSPSPRGVVGRVVSGLRHDAGHVTACPTGALRLSSTRGVLCVGRSQARCVFTIVRSTSRAIRTAPDLTSPRRSRTRSGGCAGLRSQV, encoded by the coding sequence ATGTCGTTGTTGTGCGCCTCCGAACGCCTCCCGTCCAACGCGGCTGCACGATCGTGTGATCACCTCGCGCACGCGTACGGCAACGCGGTCGGCCACCGGGACCGGGAACGCCGGTATCCCTCCGACATGTCGGACGCGGAATGGGCGGCCGTCCGGCCTCTGCTGCCGGTGCCGGCCTGGCTTTGGGGGAGGGGCGGATCGCCCGAGGGTCACTGTCACCGGCAGCTGCTGGACGTGATCCGTCACCTGGTCACGGGCGGGATCTCGTGGCGGGCGATGCCCGCGGAGTTGCCCGGCTGGGGTCGGGTCCGCGCCTGCTTCCGCCGCTGGCGCGAGCGCGGGCTGATCACAGACTTCCACGACCGGCTGCGCGGGAAGTCCGTGAACGGGAGGGCCGCGAGGCAGGGCCCACGGCGGGGGCATCGACGCGCAGTCGGTGCGGGCCGCCGCGACGGTGTCGGCAGCCTCACGCGGTTACGACGGCGGCAAGAAGGTGTCGGGCCGCAAACGGCACATCGTGACCGGCATTCTCTTGCGTCAGTGGCCGCATCATCGATGTCACCGTCGCCTCGCGGCGTCGTCGGCCGTGTTGTCAGTGGCCTGCGGCATGATGCGGGGCACGTGACGGCCTGCCCGACAGGGGCTTTGAGGCTGTCCTCGACGAGGGGAGTGCTGTGCGTAGGCCGGTCGCAGGCGAGGTGCGTGTTCACGATCGTCAGATCTACGTCGAGAGCGATCCGGACAGCGCCAGACCTGACCTCGCCAAGGCGCTCGCGTACCAGATCGGGGGGTTGTGCGGGGCTGCGGTCCCAGGTGTGA
- a CDS encoding ester cyclase, which translates to MNRFVEFINTGDEGLAREVISPDAVFHAPSHPEPLRGPDGYMEVLGMMHSAFPDVQWTLEETVTEGDTVAARFTMRGTHDGEFFGIPATGNKISVQAMNFYYLADGRIVGERGQPDLLGVMQQIGAVPAP; encoded by the coding sequence ATGAACCGCTTCGTCGAGTTCATCAACACGGGCGACGAGGGTCTCGCTCGCGAGGTCATTTCTCCGGACGCGGTGTTCCACGCACCCAGTCACCCGGAACCGCTGCGGGGGCCCGATGGGTACATGGAAGTCCTCGGGATGATGCACAGCGCCTTCCCTGACGTCCAGTGGACGCTGGAGGAGACGGTCACCGAAGGCGACACGGTCGCCGCGCGGTTCACCATGCGGGGAACCCACGACGGTGAATTCTTCGGGATCCCGGCGACCGGCAACAAGATCTCGGTGCAGGCCATGAACTTCTACTATCTGGCCGACGGCCGGATCGTCGGCGAACGGGGGCAGCCCGACCTCCTCGGGGTGATGCAGCAGATCGGTGCCGTACCGGCGCCGTGA
- a CDS encoding GlxA family transcriptional regulator: MVLVLDGALPLDVGIPTQVFHQREGFPYELTVCGVSAGTVPSSEGFGYAVPQGLDALNAADTIIVPGYAPVGRPIPAAVHEALHRAHARGARIASICYGAFALADAGLLEGRRATTHWDAAEMLAQRHPAILVEPNVLFVDEGSVLTSAGVAAGIDLCLHIVRRDLGVSVANDIARRLVTAPHRSGGQAQYLPRSNSAPHGDTLAATREWALTRLHEPLAVTELATHARMSLRTFMRRFAEETGDTPLQWVLRARVDAARALLETTKLPVDQIAERVGLGTGSNLRLHFRRILDVSPTEYRAAFSDRTIPAP, translated from the coding sequence ATGGTGCTCGTGCTGGACGGGGCGCTCCCGCTCGACGTCGGCATCCCGACCCAGGTGTTCCACCAGCGTGAGGGATTCCCCTACGAGCTGACCGTGTGCGGCGTCAGTGCGGGAACGGTGCCGTCCAGTGAGGGCTTCGGGTACGCGGTGCCCCAGGGTCTCGACGCGCTGAACGCGGCGGACACCATCATCGTCCCCGGCTACGCGCCGGTCGGCCGACCGATCCCGGCCGCAGTGCACGAAGCGCTTCACAGGGCACATGCGAGAGGAGCCCGTATCGCATCGATCTGCTACGGCGCGTTCGCCCTGGCCGACGCGGGTCTGCTGGAAGGGCGACGCGCGACAACGCATTGGGACGCGGCGGAGATGTTGGCGCAGCGCCATCCGGCCATCCTGGTGGAGCCCAATGTCCTGTTCGTCGACGAGGGTTCGGTCCTCACGTCAGCCGGCGTCGCGGCAGGAATCGACCTGTGCCTTCACATCGTGCGGCGTGACCTCGGCGTGAGTGTGGCGAACGACATCGCCCGCCGTCTGGTGACCGCGCCCCATCGGAGCGGCGGCCAGGCTCAGTACCTTCCCCGAAGCAACTCGGCGCCGCATGGCGATACGCTCGCGGCGACCCGAGAGTGGGCGCTGACGCGCCTCCACGAACCGCTCGCAGTCACCGAACTCGCGACGCATGCGCGGATGTCACTGCGCACCTTCATGCGCCGTTTCGCCGAGGAGACCGGCGACACGCCGCTGCAGTGGGTCCTGCGCGCTCGGGTCGACGCTGCCCGAGCGCTCCTGGAAACCACGAAGCTCCCGGTCGACCAGATCGCCGAGCGCGTCGGACTGGGAACCGGATCCAACCTCCGCCTGCATTTTCGGAGAATCCTCGACGTGTCGCCGACCGAGTATCGGGCCGCGTTCTCCGACCGGACGATTCCGGCTCCTTGA
- a CDS encoding SMI1/KNR4 family protein, with translation MTIEAHGNNGFQMHPHSSKGGGTNISPSGTASGDERPPHVTPDLARLTDVLAPARDTTPAPDWAAAETALHTALPADYKELIETYGGGFIDGYLLLLEPDRPDDVHDLLKITAERDEANDSLWQYEDKPEEMETPGSRLLCWATTDNGEYLYWLVRPDDNPDTRPILINSASVEDWERYDTTVTRFLTAVLTGEVHSEILWDQFPLPRHTFRSAHDM, from the coding sequence ATGACCATCGAGGCTCACGGCAACAACGGATTCCAGATGCACCCGCACAGCAGCAAGGGCGGGGGAACCAACATCTCACCATCTGGAACCGCAAGCGGTGACGAAAGGCCCCCTCACGTGACTCCCGACCTGGCCCGGCTCACGGACGTACTCGCCCCCGCTCGGGACACTACCCCGGCCCCGGACTGGGCCGCCGCCGAGACCGCTCTGCACACCGCCCTTCCCGCGGACTACAAAGAGCTCATCGAGACGTACGGAGGCGGCTTCATCGACGGCTACCTCCTGCTGCTGGAGCCGGACCGCCCCGACGACGTCCACGACCTCCTCAAGATCACCGCAGAGCGCGACGAAGCCAACGACTCGTTGTGGCAGTACGAGGACAAGCCCGAAGAAATGGAAACCCCGGGCAGCCGCCTGCTCTGCTGGGCCACCACCGACAACGGTGAATACCTGTACTGGCTCGTGCGGCCCGACGACAACCCGGACACCCGCCCCATCCTGATCAACAGCGCGTCAGTGGAAGACTGGGAGCGATACGACACGACGGTCACCCGCTTCCTGACCGCCGTCCTCACCGGAGAAGTCCACTCGGAAATCCTCTGGGACCAATTTCCCCTGCCACGCCACACGTTCCGCTCAGCCCACGACATGTAG
- a CDS encoding CoA transferase — protein sequence METTDPARMREAMLRAVNDRLSHDEFDAHAELRDILAPLGLTPEDSGGSITFLKKDPLMSSATRLGGAAAVALVQQSVVAAKLWQMRGGLGQDITVDLGQAIRRLAPSTEARWELLNGYPPVISDRGLGSNFSFYPTADGRHIIPVNIYPGLKSKMLEVLDCADNPEAIGRAVKRHTADELEELGERHGIVFAKVRSVEEFTSEPVFDYLASRPLIEIEKIGDSAPEPLPDHGTHPLSGVRALGMGHVIAGAGIGRSLASLGADCLNIWRVMEWELDALVATANVGVRSTRLDVRGAEGHAQFHDLLKGADIFYANRRPGLLEELGADAATAIKVRPGLIHVTASCFGEGGPWGKRVGFDQVAGTVTGMVAAEGSLEHPKLPPTGIINDYLVAWLCATGAMAALARRAVEGGSYRVHVSLTRAAMWATTLGFFDWDYVRDTVGSGGEHELLDPQMFTSLTPLGIYQGVTENVTLSRTPHHYMNVLSPRGADQPIWLPRRKKPGLAAANILTD from the coding sequence ATGGAAACAACCGACCCGGCCCGCATGCGGGAAGCCATGCTCAGGGCCGTCAACGACCGTCTCTCTCACGACGAGTTCGACGCCCACGCCGAGCTGCGCGACATACTCGCTCCCCTCGGCCTCACCCCCGAAGACAGCGGCGGCTCCATCACCTTCCTCAAGAAGGACCCGCTGATGTCCAGTGCCACCCGACTCGGAGGCGCCGCCGCGGTAGCCCTCGTCCAGCAGTCGGTGGTGGCCGCGAAGCTGTGGCAGATGCGCGGCGGACTCGGCCAGGACATCACCGTCGACCTCGGCCAGGCGATCCGGCGACTCGCGCCGTCCACCGAGGCCAGGTGGGAACTCCTCAACGGCTACCCGCCGGTCATCTCCGACCGCGGTCTCGGCTCCAACTTCAGCTTCTACCCGACCGCCGACGGCCGTCACATCATCCCCGTCAACATCTACCCGGGCCTCAAGAGCAAGATGCTCGAGGTCCTGGACTGTGCGGACAACCCGGAGGCCATCGGCCGCGCCGTCAAGCGGCACACAGCCGACGAGCTGGAAGAACTCGGCGAGAGGCACGGCATCGTCTTCGCCAAGGTGCGCTCCGTCGAGGAGTTCACCAGCGAGCCCGTCTTCGACTACCTGGCCTCCCGGCCCCTGATCGAGATCGAGAAGATCGGAGACTCGGCCCCGGAACCGCTCCCCGACCACGGCACGCATCCGCTGTCCGGCGTACGCGCCCTGGGAATGGGACACGTCATCGCCGGTGCCGGCATCGGCCGCTCCCTGGCCTCCCTCGGTGCAGACTGCCTCAACATATGGCGCGTCATGGAGTGGGAGCTGGACGCCCTGGTCGCCACCGCCAACGTCGGTGTGCGCTCCACCCGGCTCGACGTCCGCGGGGCAGAGGGCCACGCCCAGTTCCACGACCTGCTCAAGGGCGCCGACATCTTCTACGCCAACCGCCGCCCCGGCCTGCTCGAGGAACTCGGCGCCGACGCGGCTACCGCGATCAAGGTGCGGCCAGGCCTCATCCACGTCACGGCCAGCTGCTTCGGCGAAGGGGGACCCTGGGGCAAGCGTGTCGGCTTCGACCAGGTCGCCGGCACCGTCACCGGCATGGTCGCGGCCGAAGGCAGCCTGGAGCATCCCAAGCTCCCGCCGACGGGAATCATCAACGACTACCTGGTCGCCTGGCTCTGCGCCACCGGTGCCATGGCCGCGCTCGCCCGCCGCGCCGTCGAGGGCGGCAGCTACCGCGTGCACGTCTCACTGACCCGTGCTGCGATGTGGGCCACGACGCTCGGTTTCTTCGACTGGGACTACGTGCGCGACACCGTGGGCAGCGGCGGCGAACACGAACTGCTCGACCCCCAGATGTTCACGTCCCTGACCCCACTGGGCATCTACCAGGGCGTCACGGAGAACGTCACCCTCTCCCGCACCCCACACCACTACATGAACGTCCTGTCCCCGCGCGGCGCCGACCAGCCCATCTGGCTGCCCCGCCGGAAGAAGCCCGGCCTCGCCGCAGCGAACATCCTCACAGACTGA
- a CDS encoding NADPH:quinone reductase codes for MLASWYDDQGPAADVLHVGELPDPIPGPREVRVRVTVSGVNPGDTKKRRGWLGSSMPYPRVIPHSDAAGVIDAVGAGVDARRVGQRVWVYGAQSYRPCGTAAQYTVVPADLAVPLPDHLSDELGASLGIPGITAHRTVFADGPVDGQLVLVHGVLGGVGSLAAQLARWAGATVIATVRRATDLDHVDPAVVSHAVALDTGDPVAAIRSYAPRGVDRIVEVALSENADLDNAVAANEAVIAAYATRADRTEIPFWPLLFNNVTLRLLGSDDFPAEAKRQAARDLTSAAAVGALTVDIRDRYPLDDIAKAHDHVDAGGGHGRILLTIP; via the coding sequence ATGCTTGCTTCCTGGTACGACGACCAGGGACCCGCCGCCGATGTCCTGCACGTCGGCGAACTCCCTGATCCCATCCCCGGCCCCCGCGAGGTCCGCGTCCGCGTCACCGTCTCGGGCGTCAACCCCGGCGACACCAAGAAGCGGCGCGGCTGGCTCGGCTCGTCCATGCCCTACCCGCGAGTGATCCCGCACAGCGACGCTGCCGGAGTCATCGACGCCGTGGGCGCCGGAGTCGACGCCCGCCGCGTCGGGCAACGAGTCTGGGTGTACGGGGCCCAGTCCTACCGCCCCTGCGGCACGGCCGCCCAGTACACCGTCGTCCCTGCGGATCTGGCCGTCCCGCTACCCGACCACCTCAGCGACGAGCTTGGCGCGAGCCTCGGCATCCCCGGTATCACCGCCCACCGCACCGTCTTCGCCGACGGCCCGGTCGACGGCCAACTGGTCCTGGTCCACGGAGTTCTCGGCGGCGTCGGCTCCCTGGCCGCCCAGCTCGCCCGCTGGGCCGGCGCCACCGTGATCGCCACCGTCCGCCGAGCCACGGACCTCGACCACGTCGACCCGGCCGTCGTCTCCCACGCCGTCGCCCTGGACACCGGTGACCCCGTCGCGGCCATCCGCTCGTACGCGCCGCGGGGCGTCGACCGGATCGTCGAGGTCGCGCTGTCCGAGAACGCCGACCTCGACAACGCCGTCGCCGCCAACGAGGCCGTCATCGCCGCCTACGCCACCCGCGCGGACCGCACCGAGATCCCCTTCTGGCCTCTGCTGTTCAACAACGTCACCCTGCGGCTGCTCGGCAGCGACGACTTCCCTGCCGAGGCCAAGCGTCAGGCCGCCCGCGACCTCACCTCCGCAGCCGCCGTCGGCGCCCTCACCGTTGACATCCGCGACCGCTACCCGCTGGACGACATCGCCAAGGCCCACGACCACGTCGACGCCGGCGGTGGCCACGGCCGCATCCTGCTCACCATCCCGTAG
- a CDS encoding PadR family transcriptional regulator, with translation MLELAILGFLAEGPLPGHELRRRVSQLTGYMRPVSDGSLYPAINRLTRAGLIERRADPAAGAARYVLSLTPAGRAEMLQRLRKPADHEITDFTRFYIVLAFLSHLPDVAEQHAVLRRRLEFLEEPASFFYDNDRPLRAEEIADPYRRGMLLTARATSRAERTWLRETLGEKPPAFDTGH, from the coding sequence ATGCTCGAACTCGCGATACTCGGTTTCCTGGCCGAGGGACCCTTGCCCGGACACGAGCTGCGCCGCCGCGTCTCACAGCTGACCGGCTACATGCGGCCGGTCAGCGACGGCAGCCTATATCCGGCGATCAATCGTCTGACCAGGGCGGGCTTGATCGAGCGGCGCGCCGACCCGGCCGCGGGGGCGGCCCGGTACGTGCTCAGCCTGACCCCGGCCGGACGGGCCGAAATGCTTCAGCGCCTGCGCAAGCCCGCCGACCACGAGATCACCGACTTCACCCGGTTCTACATCGTCCTGGCATTCCTCTCCCACCTGCCCGACGTGGCCGAACAGCATGCGGTGCTGCGCAGACGGCTGGAGTTCCTGGAAGAACCGGCGAGCTTCTTCTACGACAACGACCGGCCCCTGCGTGCCGAGGAGATCGCCGACCCCTACCGGCGCGGCATGCTGCTCACCGCCCGCGCCACCAGCCGCGCCGAACGGACCTGGCTGCGCGAGACCCTCGGCGAGAAGCCGCCCGCATTCGACACCGGTCACTGA
- a CDS encoding SDR family NAD(P)-dependent oxidoreductase, translated as MDNRTIVLTGVTSGFGRESVELLIRERPQDHYVVLTRRGGERLAAELAEATGASGITDVDCDLASLAATRRAVKEILRGLDSGHLPPLGGYLGNAGLTVTTTQQRTTDGYEMTFGVNVLSHYLLVRELLPRFTGPGWIVLTSSDCHFGQFRYTLGATPAPRWETPERLAAPRSGGAREAGRAYATSKLGVIYLTHALARRLPESVGVYSYNPALVAGTDFFRHVPGPVRGVLNGFFRLQRFLGRGMTPGQAGARLTETILTGLTTRTGSYLDRGRNVPSSPESYDEAREEELWREAARLVDADRQAGRADILTE; from the coding sequence ATGGACAACCGGACCATCGTCTTAACCGGAGTGACCAGCGGCTTCGGCCGCGAGTCCGTCGAGCTGCTGATCCGGGAACGGCCGCAGGACCACTACGTCGTGCTGACCCGCCGGGGCGGCGAACGCCTCGCTGCGGAACTCGCCGAGGCCACCGGCGCTTCCGGGATCACCGACGTGGACTGTGACCTCGCTTCGCTCGCCGCGACCAGGCGGGCGGTGAAGGAGATTCTGCGCGGGCTCGACTCCGGGCACCTCCCGCCGCTCGGTGGCTATCTCGGCAACGCCGGCCTCACGGTCACGACGACCCAGCAACGCACCACGGACGGGTACGAGATGACCTTCGGGGTCAATGTGCTGTCCCACTACCTGCTCGTCAGGGAGCTGCTGCCCCGGTTCACCGGTCCGGGCTGGATCGTGCTCACCTCGAGCGACTGCCACTTCGGGCAGTTCCGCTACACGCTCGGCGCCACGCCGGCACCGCGCTGGGAAACGCCGGAACGACTGGCCGCGCCTCGTTCCGGTGGAGCGCGGGAGGCCGGGCGGGCGTACGCGACCAGCAAACTCGGCGTCATCTACCTGACCCACGCGCTGGCCCGCCGCCTGCCCGAGAGCGTCGGCGTCTACTCCTACAACCCGGCGCTCGTCGCGGGCACCGATTTCTTCCGCCACGTCCCGGGGCCCGTGCGGGGCGTGCTCAACGGATTCTTCCGGCTTCAGCGATTCCTCGGCCGGGGCATGACGCCGGGACAGGCGGGCGCCCGGCTCACTGAGACGATCCTGACCGGGCTGACCACCCGGACAGGGTCCTACCTCGATCGCGGCCGCAACGTCCCCTCGTCGCCGGAGTCGTACGACGAGGCCCGCGAGGAGGAGCTGTGGCGCGAGGCCGCCCGCCTCGTCGACGCCGACCGCCAGGCGGGACGGGCGGATATCCTGACCGAATGA
- a CDS encoding YdeI/OmpD-associated family protein produces MWFAAGVTQDLEIVAFESAEAFQAWLGENHAVSSGIWLKLRKKGPGIVALDYAQALDVALCYGWIDGQKAKFDDQWWLQRFTPRKPRSKWSKANRDKVATLIEQGRMQPPGQSEVDRAKADGRWEAAYDGAKTATVPDDLAAALTADPAAAECFEALDRQNRYAILYRVQDAKKPETRARRIEKYVAMLAKGEKLHP; encoded by the coding sequence GTGTGGTTCGCTGCTGGGGTGACTCAGGACTTGGAGATCGTCGCATTCGAATCCGCCGAGGCATTCCAGGCATGGCTCGGCGAGAACCACGCCGTCTCGTCCGGCATCTGGCTCAAGCTTCGCAAGAAGGGCCCCGGAATCGTCGCGCTGGACTACGCCCAGGCGCTCGACGTGGCACTTTGCTACGGCTGGATCGACGGCCAGAAGGCCAAGTTCGACGACCAGTGGTGGCTCCAGCGGTTCACCCCGCGCAAGCCGCGCAGCAAGTGGTCCAAGGCCAACCGGGACAAGGTGGCCACCCTCATCGAGCAGGGCCGGATGCAGCCCCCGGGGCAGTCCGAGGTCGACCGCGCCAAGGCGGACGGCCGCTGGGAGGCGGCCTACGACGGCGCGAAGACCGCCACGGTGCCGGACGACCTCGCGGCGGCCCTGACCGCCGACCCGGCCGCGGCGGAGTGCTTCGAGGCACTGGACCGGCAGAACCGCTACGCGATCCTGTACCGGGTCCAAGACGCCAAGAAGCCCGAGACCCGGGCGCGCCGGATCGAGAAGTACGTAGCGATGCTGGCCAAGGGCGAGAAGTTGCACCCGTAG